A region of Prochlorococcus marinus subsp. pastoris str. CCMP1986 DNA encodes the following proteins:
- the lpxA gene encoding acyl-ACP--UDP-N-acetylglucosamine O-acyltransferase, producing MEIKNTNFKGAIVHPNALVDSSAELHDGVSIASGAIIGPKVVIDSGTQIGPNAVIEGKTKIGKNNKVFPNVFIGLEPQDLKYKGASTEVIIGDNNTFRECVTINKATDEGEKTIIGNNNLLMAYTHIGHNCEIGNGIVLSNSVQVAGHVTVEDNAIIGGCLGIHQFVHVGYLAMIGGMTRVDRDVPPFCLAEGHPGRLRGLNRVGIKRSGLMKNKDFDLKLLQNTWNLLFKSNGVISISLEIAMKEKLDFSSSKLCNFLKDSISNKRRGPMPSINL from the coding sequence ATGGAGATTAAAAATACTAATTTTAAAGGTGCAATAGTTCATCCAAATGCATTGGTTGATTCAAGTGCAGAGTTACATGATGGAGTTTCTATTGCTAGTGGAGCTATTATCGGGCCAAAAGTCGTAATAGATTCAGGTACTCAAATAGGCCCTAATGCTGTTATTGAAGGGAAAACAAAAATAGGTAAAAATAATAAAGTTTTTCCAAATGTTTTCATTGGACTTGAACCTCAAGACCTTAAATATAAGGGTGCATCTACAGAGGTGATTATTGGGGATAATAATACTTTTAGAGAATGTGTAACTATTAATAAGGCAACTGATGAAGGAGAAAAAACGATTATTGGGAATAATAATTTATTAATGGCTTATACACATATTGGTCATAATTGTGAAATTGGTAATGGAATTGTTTTGTCAAATAGTGTCCAGGTTGCTGGTCATGTAACAGTTGAAGATAATGCAATTATTGGAGGGTGTTTAGGTATCCATCAATTTGTACATGTAGGATATCTGGCAATGATAGGTGGAATGACTAGAGTAGATAGAGATGTACCTCCTTTTTGCTTGGCTGAGGGTCATCCTGGTAGATTGAGAGGCTTAAATAGGGTAGGAATTAAAAGAAGTGGGTTGATGAAAAATAAAGATTTTGATTTGAAATTATTACAAAATACCTGGAATTTATTATTTAAATCTAATGGTGTAATATCTATTTCATTGGAAATAGCGATGAAAGAAAAATTAGACTTTTCATCTAGCAAATTATGTAATTTTTTAAAAGATTCAATATCTAATAAAAGAAGAGGACCAATGCCTTCAATTAATTTATGA
- a CDS encoding leucyl aminopeptidase: MQFSTFQQDLNTWQGSSLIFGIVEEDLKNQLQKINFIIDSKLLLEKINQKKFNGEKGKILNFDFFDQRLQTLKIIGLGESKNINSNDIKNSLADVIRKSSDKEEKISILFPWELINSPEEIQSFGESARLSAYKDNRFNSKRDDKKVLNEIEFLNLNKFKNINFNETEYICEGVELARRLVAAPPNSLTPLEMSIQASKIAKDHGLEIKILEKNECEDLGMGAYLAVAKGSDLEPKFIHLTLKSTSPVKEKIALVGKGLTFDSGGYNLKVGASQIEMMKYDMGGSAAVLGAAKALGAIKPDGLEIHFIVAACENMINGSAVHPGDVIKASNGKTIEINNTDAEGRLTLADALTYASNLKPDSIIDLATLTGAIVVALGNDVAGFWTNNNMMASDLKTASSQAGEELWQMPLQKSYKDGLKSHIADMKNTGPRAGGSITAALFLEEFFDKNIKWAHIDIAGTCWTDKNRGIHPSGATGYGVKTLVQWIKNKR; this comes from the coding sequence ATGCAATTTTCAACTTTCCAACAAGATCTTAATACTTGGCAAGGTTCTTCATTAATATTTGGAATTGTTGAGGAGGATCTTAAGAATCAATTACAAAAAATTAATTTCATTATTGATTCAAAGCTATTACTAGAAAAAATAAATCAAAAAAAGTTCAACGGAGAAAAAGGTAAGATATTAAACTTTGATTTTTTTGATCAAAGGTTGCAAACTCTGAAGATTATCGGTCTTGGAGAAAGCAAAAATATAAACAGTAATGATATTAAAAATTCTCTAGCAGATGTTATAAGAAAAAGTTCTGATAAAGAAGAAAAAATTAGTATCTTGTTTCCTTGGGAATTAATAAATTCTCCAGAAGAAATTCAATCTTTTGGAGAATCAGCAAGATTATCAGCCTACAAAGATAATCGATTCAATAGCAAAAGAGATGATAAAAAAGTTCTTAACGAAATAGAATTTTTAAATTTAAATAAATTTAAAAATATAAACTTCAATGAAACCGAATATATTTGTGAAGGCGTTGAGCTAGCAAGGAGGCTTGTAGCTGCTCCCCCAAATAGTCTTACTCCGCTAGAGATGTCTATACAAGCCTCAAAGATAGCTAAAGACCATGGTTTAGAAATTAAAATCCTTGAAAAAAATGAATGTGAAGATTTAGGTATGGGTGCATATTTAGCAGTAGCCAAAGGTTCTGATTTAGAACCTAAATTTATACATTTAACTTTAAAATCGACAAGTCCTGTAAAAGAAAAGATTGCATTAGTTGGTAAAGGTTTAACCTTTGATTCAGGAGGATATAACCTAAAAGTTGGAGCTTCCCAAATTGAAATGATGAAATATGACATGGGAGGTAGCGCGGCAGTTCTTGGTGCCGCCAAAGCACTCGGAGCTATAAAACCAGATGGATTAGAAATACACTTTATCGTGGCAGCTTGTGAGAATATGATAAATGGATCAGCTGTACATCCTGGAGATGTTATAAAAGCTTCAAATGGCAAGACAATTGAAATTAATAATACTGATGCTGAGGGTAGACTTACATTGGCTGATGCATTAACTTACGCATCAAATCTAAAACCTGATTCAATTATTGATCTTGCTACATTGACTGGTGCAATTGTTGTTGCACTAGGAAATGATGTGGCCGGTTTTTGGACCAATAACAATATGATGGCAAGTGACTTAAAAACAGCATCATCCCAAGCTGGAGAGGAATTATGGCAAATGCCTTTACAAAAATCTTATAAAGATGGTCTTAAGTCTCACATTGCCGACATGAAAAATACTGGCCCAAGGGCTGGTGGATCCATAACAGCTGCATTATTTTTAGAGGAATTTTTTGATAAAAATATAAAGTGGGCTCATATTGACATCGCTGGAACTTGTTGGACTGACAAAAATAGAGGTATTCATCCATCAGGAGCTACAGGATATGGAGTTAAAACTTTAGTCCAATGGATTAAAAATAAAAGATGA
- the fabZ gene encoding 3-hydroxyacyl-ACP dehydratase FabZ: MEQQLSTENNQLSSEEILGLLPHRFPFALIDRVIEHVPGKKAVALKNVTINEPQFQGHFPERPLMPGVLIVEAMAQVGGIIVTQMPDLPKGLFVFAGINNVKFRRPVVPGDQLVITCELLSIKRQRFGKVKGEAHVDGKLVCSGELMFSLVD; this comes from the coding sequence TTGGAACAACAATTATCGACTGAAAATAATCAACTATCTTCTGAGGAAATATTAGGTCTTTTGCCTCATAGATTTCCTTTCGCTCTTATAGATAGAGTTATAGAACATGTCCCAGGCAAAAAAGCTGTTGCATTGAAAAATGTGACTATAAATGAGCCTCAATTTCAGGGCCATTTCCCAGAGAGACCTTTAATGCCTGGGGTGCTTATTGTTGAAGCAATGGCTCAAGTAGGGGGAATAATCGTAACTCAAATGCCTGACCTTCCCAAAGGACTTTTTGTATTTGCAGGTATTAATAATGTCAAATTTAGAAGGCCAGTAGTACCTGGAGACCAGTTAGTAATTACTTGCGAGTTATTAAGTATAAAGAGACAAAGATTTGGGAAGGTAAAAGGTGAAGCTCATGTTGATGGGAAGTTGGTTTGCTCAGGCGAATTAATGTTTTCATTAGTTGATTAA
- the pyrF gene encoding orotidine-5'-phosphate decarboxylase gives MKKFNTEEKIILAIDGLDIFQAKVLLERCPNIKWVKVGLELFTREGPSVIKILKNLNKKIFLDLKFHDIPNTMSAACYEVSKLGVDIISVHASAGSKALTASKKASLEGAKIATVNAPCVIGITVLTSLSSEEFQTDLDRKNSIEENVIRLAKLSFDAGLDGCVCSPLEAKILRSMYKNNFELITPGIRTNIQKKDDQNRIMTPFEAISNGSSKLVIGRAITKAKDPNKAFLDICESIC, from the coding sequence ATGAAAAAATTTAATACAGAAGAAAAAATAATATTAGCTATTGATGGATTAGATATATTTCAAGCAAAAGTATTGCTAGAAAGATGTCCCAATATTAAATGGGTAAAAGTTGGCTTAGAACTTTTTACGAGGGAGGGACCTAGTGTAATAAAAATTTTGAAAAATTTAAATAAAAAAATATTCTTAGATCTTAAATTTCACGATATTCCTAATACTATGAGCGCTGCTTGTTATGAGGTGTCCAAACTCGGAGTTGATATTATTTCTGTTCATGCTTCAGCAGGTTCTAAAGCTCTTACTGCATCAAAAAAAGCATCTTTAGAAGGAGCAAAAATAGCTACTGTAAATGCTCCTTGTGTTATAGGGATAACTGTTTTAACTAGCTTATCTAGTGAAGAATTCCAAACTGATCTTGATAGAAAAAACTCGATTGAGGAAAATGTTATCAGACTTGCAAAATTGTCTTTCGATGCTGGATTAGATGGATGCGTTTGTTCTCCTTTGGAGGCAAAAATATTGAGATCAATGTATAAAAATAATTTCGAATTAATAACACCTGGTATTAGGACAAATATTCAAAAAAAAGATGATCAAAATAGAATAATGACTCCTTTTGAAGCAATAAGTAATGGATCTTCTAAATTGGTTATTGGAAGAGCTATTACAAAAGCAAAAGATCCCAATAAGGCTTTTTTGGATATCTGCGAGTCTATTTGTTAA
- a CDS encoding DUF1825 family protein has protein sequence MSFFESDIVQEEAKKLFTDYQELMKLGSDYGKFDREGKVMFIKKMESLMDRYKVFMKRFELSEDFQAKMTVEQLKTQLSQFGITPDQMFDQMNKTLIRMKEELDKSS, from the coding sequence ATGAGCTTTTTCGAGTCAGATATAGTTCAAGAAGAAGCTAAAAAGCTTTTTACAGATTATCAAGAACTGATGAAACTAGGTTCTGATTATGGGAAATTTGATAGAGAAGGAAAAGTTATGTTTATAAAGAAAATGGAATCACTTATGGATCGATATAAAGTTTTTATGAAAAGGTTCGAATTGTCAGAAGATTTTCAAGCTAAAATGACTGTAGAACAGTTAAAGACGCAGTTAAGCCAATTTGGAATTACTCCTGATCAAATGTTCGATCAAATGAATAAAACCTTGATAAGAATGAAGGAAGAACTTGATAAGAGTTCTTAA
- the lpxB gene encoding lipid-A-disaccharide synthase: protein MNRKIFISTGEVSGDLHGGLLANALFNEAEKRSIDLEICGLGGERMRKEGVKILQDTTSISAIGVWEALPLIIPTIQIQKKFYKSLKNLSPNCLVLIDYMGPNIKIGRKLKSEKNKIPIYYYIAPQEWAWRVGNNSTTDLISFSDRIFAIFKQEANFYKRRGGNVLWIGHPMIDLIKKIPTKKDSRKILKLRANENILLIMPASRPQELRYVLPVFMQVARKLQQKYPSLIVYIPSCREVFDSKFKLALDHFKVKGKVISQTDIEELKTHIYSLTKLALCKSGTVNMELALYGLPQIVGYRVSRVTAFIAKKILNFKVKFISPVNLLVKKRIIPEFVQKDFEVKKIYDKACKILDRKSEKEKISKGYADLKKELGQEGVVKRAAEEIINSLI, encoded by the coding sequence ATGAATAGAAAGATATTCATAAGCACCGGAGAAGTTTCAGGAGATTTACATGGAGGTTTATTAGCTAATGCATTATTTAATGAAGCTGAAAAACGTTCGATTGATTTAGAAATATGTGGTTTGGGTGGAGAAAGAATGCGAAAAGAGGGTGTAAAAATTTTGCAAGATACTACTTCTATAAGTGCCATAGGTGTTTGGGAGGCTTTGCCACTCATTATCCCAACAATTCAAATACAAAAAAAATTTTATAAATCACTTAAAAATTTATCACCGAATTGCTTAGTCTTAATAGACTATATGGGTCCTAATATTAAAATTGGAAGAAAATTAAAAAGTGAGAAGAATAAAATCCCAATTTACTATTATATCGCCCCTCAAGAGTGGGCTTGGCGAGTTGGTAATAATTCGACTACAGACTTGATAAGTTTTTCGGACAGGATTTTTGCAATTTTTAAACAAGAAGCAAATTTTTATAAAAGACGAGGTGGAAATGTTTTATGGATTGGACATCCAATGATCGATTTGATAAAAAAAATTCCTACCAAAAAAGATTCTAGAAAAATCCTTAAGCTTAGAGCAAATGAAAACATCTTGTTAATAATGCCAGCATCAAGACCTCAAGAATTAAGATATGTGTTACCTGTTTTTATGCAAGTAGCAAGAAAATTACAACAAAAATATCCAAGTCTTATTGTTTATATACCATCTTGTAGAGAAGTTTTTGATTCTAAATTTAAATTAGCTTTAGATCATTTTAAAGTTAAAGGTAAAGTTATATCTCAAACAGATATCGAAGAATTAAAAACTCATATTTATTCTTTAACTAAATTAGCCCTATGTAAATCAGGAACGGTAAATATGGAATTAGCTTTATATGGGTTACCTCAAATCGTTGGATATAGAGTAAGTAGAGTTACAGCTTTTATTGCAAAAAAAATTCTCAATTTTAAAGTTAAATTTATTTCTCCAGTTAATTTACTAGTAAAAAAAAGAATTATTCCTGAATTCGTTCAAAAAGATTTTGAGGTAAAAAAAATATATGATAAGGCCTGTAAAATATTAGATCGCAAATCAGAAAAAGAAAAAATTTCAAAAGGTTATGCGGATTTAAAAAAAGAGTTAGGTCAAGAAGGTGTAGTAAAAAGAGCAGCGGAAGAAATTATAAATTCTTTAATTTGA
- the lpxC gene encoding UDP-3-O-acyl-N-acetylglucosamine deacetylase, with protein sequence MFSWPSNYDSCYTLSGVITKEGVGLHSGEKTRIKISPFEKEGFYVSFSDKPDDIFQLNQNLIGSTMLCTAVKLAGRNLYTIEHLLSSLAGCGLSYIHIEVDGKEIPLLDGSAIQWVKAFEEVGIKRVPKPKNFIREVNKSMIFNKDSSVIALTPSNKITIISTINFSYKAIGNQTYVIDLNPKSFVENIAPARTFGFKDQFQELSELGLIKGGSLENALVCDGDKWVNPPLRFSNEPIRHKILDLIGDLALVGLPKAQILVYKGSHSLNALLASSLKN encoded by the coding sequence GTGTTTTCTTGGCCTTCTAATTATGATTCCTGTTACACCCTCTCTGGTGTTATCACCAAAGAGGGTGTAGGACTTCATAGTGGTGAAAAAACAAGAATAAAAATTTCACCGTTTGAAAAAGAGGGTTTTTATGTTTCTTTCTCAGATAAGCCAGACGATATTTTTCAGTTAAATCAAAATTTAATTGGCAGCACTATGTTATGTACTGCAGTCAAATTAGCGGGGAGAAATTTATATACTATTGAACACTTATTATCATCATTAGCAGGTTGTGGATTGAGTTATATTCATATTGAAGTTGATGGGAAGGAAATCCCATTACTCGATGGATCAGCAATTCAATGGGTTAAGGCATTTGAAGAGGTTGGTATTAAAAGAGTTCCTAAACCAAAAAACTTTATAAGAGAGGTTAATAAATCAATGATATTTAATAAAGATAGTTCAGTTATCGCTTTAACTCCATCTAATAAAATTACAATTATCTCAACTATAAATTTTTCTTATAAAGCAATTGGAAATCAAACTTATGTAATAGATTTAAACCCAAAAAGTTTTGTGGAAAATATTGCTCCTGCTCGTACATTTGGTTTTAAGGACCAATTTCAAGAATTAAGTGAATTGGGATTAATAAAAGGGGGCAGTTTAGAAAATGCTCTTGTATGTGATGGGGATAAATGGGTTAATCCTCCACTAAGATTTAGTAATGAACCTATAAGACATAAAATTTTAGATCTTATTGGGGACTTGGCTTTGGTAGGGTTACCTAAGGCTCAAATTTTAGTCTATAAAGGATCACATTCTTTGAATGCTTTATTAGCCTCATCACTAAAAAATTAA
- the tyrS gene encoding tyrosine--tRNA ligase, with protein sequence MVDKFELPKWLLRGIEESFPLRNFDQTLSSKINDANKSKSKLRVKLGIDPTGTDIHLGHSILFKKLRAFQDNGHVAVLIIGDFTAQIGDPTGKNKTRVQLSEEEVKENSKTYLNQLGMGKSSDKSILDFDSEDRIEIRYNSEWLKNLNLNSIIELMGSATVSQMLAKEEFNKRYNSQTPIALHEFLYPLLQGYDSVAVNSDIELGGTDQKFNIAIGRDLQRHFKQEPQYGILLPILTGLDGIKKMSKSESNTVGLSEDSLSMYSKLEKVPDNIIPSYFELLTELDLTLLKDNNPRDLQRRMALEVTSLYHGKEEALRAQSNCEKLFLGLKEKVGEIPIISLKEIVFPVKFFYLLSSLNLFKSSSESKRSIKGGGVKIDSYKLVNPDLVFDSKEDLSGKILQIGKKIIKRFDN encoded by the coding sequence ATGGTAGATAAATTTGAATTACCAAAATGGCTCCTCCGGGGAATAGAAGAATCATTTCCACTCAGAAATTTTGATCAAACACTTTCATCTAAAATCAATGATGCGAATAAAAGTAAAAGTAAATTAAGAGTAAAACTTGGTATAGACCCAACAGGAACTGATATTCATCTTGGTCATAGTATCTTGTTTAAAAAACTCAGAGCTTTTCAAGATAATGGTCATGTTGCGGTACTAATAATTGGAGATTTTACTGCACAAATAGGAGATCCAACAGGAAAAAATAAAACAAGAGTTCAACTATCCGAAGAAGAGGTTAAGGAAAATTCAAAAACATATTTAAATCAACTTGGGATGGGTAAATCATCTGATAAATCTATTTTAGATTTTGATTCAGAAGATAGGATAGAAATTAGATACAACAGTGAGTGGTTAAAAAATCTAAATCTTAATTCAATTATTGAATTAATGGGAAGCGCTACTGTTAGCCAGATGCTCGCCAAGGAAGAATTTAATAAGAGATATAACTCTCAAACTCCAATTGCATTACATGAATTTTTATACCCATTACTTCAAGGCTATGATTCAGTGGCAGTGAATTCAGATATTGAACTTGGTGGTACAGATCAGAAATTTAATATTGCAATAGGAAGAGATTTGCAAAGACACTTTAAACAAGAACCACAATATGGAATATTGCTTCCAATTTTAACTGGATTGGATGGAATTAAAAAAATGAGTAAATCAGAATCTAATACTGTTGGCTTGAGCGAGGATTCACTATCAATGTATTCGAAACTAGAAAAAGTTCCAGATAATATTATTCCATCCTATTTTGAATTGCTTACAGAATTAGATTTAACTCTCCTTAAAGACAATAATCCTCGAGATTTGCAAAGACGGATGGCCTTGGAAGTCACGTCCCTTTATCATGGAAAAGAAGAAGCATTAAGAGCACAATCTAATTGTGAAAAACTTTTTTTAGGACTTAAAGAAAAAGTTGGAGAGATTCCAATAATTTCTTTAAAAGAAATTGTGTTTCCTGTGAAATTTTTTTATTTGTTAAGCTCATTAAACTTATTTAAATCTAGTAGCGAATCAAAAAGATCTATTAAAGGTGGGGGTGTAAAAATCGATAGTTATAAATTAGTAAATCCAGATCTTGTTTTTGATTCAAAAGAGGATTTATCAGGCAAAATATTGCAAATTGGCAAGAAAATAATTAAAAGGTTTGACAATTAA
- the msrA gene encoding peptide-methionine (S)-S-oxide reductase MsrA — protein sequence MKYLFSLIIVFSILVNPINTFAEDVVLAGGCFWCLEHDLESLRGITSVISGYSGGDLQKPTYENHNGHQEVVLVNYDSEVVTLSEIYRLYFRNIDPLDGGGQFCDRGDSYRPVIFFENSDEKNEARKSLLSASKELGVNLEKINVELKPKSQFWEAEAYHQDFANRNELKYKFYRFSCGRDQQLDKLWKENARSINVWSE from the coding sequence ATGAAGTATCTTTTCTCATTAATTATTGTATTTTCAATACTCGTAAATCCTATAAATACTTTCGCTGAAGATGTAGTACTAGCCGGAGGATGTTTTTGGTGTTTAGAACATGATTTAGAATCATTAAGAGGTATAACTTCAGTAATAAGTGGATACTCTGGAGGGGATTTGCAAAAACCTACATATGAAAATCATAATGGTCATCAAGAAGTGGTTTTAGTAAATTATGATTCAGAAGTAGTAACTTTATCAGAAATATACAGGTTATATTTTAGAAATATTGATCCACTTGATGGAGGTGGCCAATTTTGTGACAGAGGAGATTCTTATAGGCCAGTAATCTTTTTTGAAAATTCAGACGAAAAGAATGAAGCTAGAAAATCTCTCCTTTCTGCTTCAAAGGAATTAGGGGTTAATTTAGAAAAAATTAATGTTGAACTAAAACCAAAAAGTCAGTTCTGGGAAGCGGAAGCATATCATCAGGATTTTGCTAATAGAAATGAATTAAAATATAAATTCTATAGATTCTCTTGTGGAAGAGATCAGCAATTGGACAAATTATGGAAAGAAAATGCTAGATCAATTAATGTTTGGTCTGAATAA